One segment of Pogoniulus pusillus isolate bPogPus1 chromosome 26, bPogPus1.pri, whole genome shotgun sequence DNA contains the following:
- the FBXO36 gene encoding F-box only protein 36, with protein MMKKISLKNEFHESRPGEIKESQEDFVDDPSLQIQIALVFGAKVLEHVLSLCQGNYDFLKQLPAPLLLYIISFLELEDIVGLSKVS; from the exons ATGATGAAAAAAATCTCACTTAAGAATGAATTTCATGAATCAAGACCTGGAGAAATTAAAGAATCTCAGGAGGATTTTGTTGATGATCCATCACTTCA aaTTCAGATTGCTCTAGTCTTTGGTGCCAAAGTTCTGGAACATGTCCTCAGTCTCTGCCAAGGTAACTATGACTTCCTGAAACAGCTTCCTGCCCCATTGCTCCTGTACATCATTTCCTTTCTGGAGCTTGAAGATATTGTTGGGCTTTCTAAAGTTTCATGA